Proteins co-encoded in one Zygotorulaspora mrakii chromosome 5, complete sequence genomic window:
- the LTE1 gene encoding mitotic regulator LTE1 (similar to Saccharomyces cerevisiae LTE1 (YAL024C); ancestral locus Anc_7.74) yields the protein MDIFNDEDYYPVPSDKVISFGESGGSTSGKIVLKADLVALIIHLSSPMGDVDYSALSDLFLVYRNFMSSMELSDLLIMRFRWCAKEVTSSGAERAKIGRIALVRTFVLLRHWILNYFIQDFLSHVELRLRIIKFLNEPCTASPTVTKSTIINMKKAWVQCMENTWTNIDLEEPAMIGNDDEWVEYQICDYSQLEDVRKRDSQLSSYAKHGASSPSFRNQSVLSLFKNTELFKFAESYAQPKSKSINKHRTGSMMLFPRDNSNAKNEIERLPSSEAEKVNSGSVEFKSLGNHISKITNVSHAIKDLKCPESPGVDKLMPPTPARKVELILKLPENIETMPETSENFSSQNIVKKSTDKKQPRHRGAVGLLSKWRRNHSSFGLNQSQPKAERIKNGYSKPEMDNFVKYVISITSLENREQENIELMNLVHSKFDILSARTIEEVEYLVSMEKELIKEVQDTVPYHQVPVSQTGGKTDTVSPLDGFQVGFSAVDNLNLYQTVSSIANSVVSLSKTLDQHRKQQPPSGALSPSYAALERRKVQSLITTAMHSHSRFSLVSQYNYKDDVLRQETDGPQRLIFHDNNGCKKFSQTSTSEPVLSVTPSKRAPLQPSNKASPLKQVLPNVYELNTNGNDQRDSFISSISYDSELSKFSEKEFNAHSSQIDSSDENDFPIKRKLAQSNLREFTFEDRKEADRDRNCWSMATNSSFVTTREFEHENTVSTPRMKTRSKALASGRISLIQNKNSRLSRLPSASKSPVEIMKRDSDYIEKDNELLKNELEILELEKKISLRISCAASVNTDILFNSKQNSPRKHNDQQAPHIGLSKKPSMKSVDDGASISTEMTDIDSDNNESGQGTGYNNISSKLNPILNQELYEDSSLNFLNANENDLNCDDVVQSGLSNKYLFSPDSDSADMASPAKNVEELKDKFLKKEDTEEVSEQSKKTSSEEKDHVPQENLTSVNNTLPAENGTLVGNVNGKQKVINRENIVDIANLPDDSVHDDPVNVALMKLEGLYEKDTDEDGKKRNASSIASALAKEVDILGISELAVLPTSPADKRRSLLIERRRQTMINIPFTPINDRQVLNNNAFADPKKITELLNGYENRDPRLLVTNSEEHVPFILMYDSLSVAQQMTLIERELLGEIDWNELLNLNLAYSPPHVTSWLQLLMQNETLSGIDLAIARFNLTVDWIISEIALTSDIKLKRNTIQRFIHVAEHCRVFQNYNTLMEIVLALSSTVVQKFADAWRLIEPGDLLTWEGLRHIPSLDRNYCTIRKLLNNINPITGCIPFIVVYLSDLSLNSEKRTWFVDKKVVNYNKFDTNVQIVKNFIQIVQWSKFYEFTVDNELLSKCVYLSALSTEELTYLANKRNLENH from the coding sequence ATGGACATCttcaatgatgaagacTATTATCCGGTTCCGTCGGACAAGGTCATTAGTTTTGGAGAGAGTGGTGGATCGACGTCCGGAAAAATCGTGTTGAAAGCGGACCTTGTGGCGCTAATTATCCACCTATCATCGCCGATGGGGGACGTCGATTATAGCGCTCTGTCAGATCTGTTCCTTGTTTACAGAAATTTTATGTCATCGATGGAGTTGTCTGATTTACTGATCATGCGGTTTCGTTGGTGCGCCAAGGAAGTGACCTCTTCTGGAGCGGAAAGGGCCAAGATTGGAAGAATTGCGCTGGTAAGAACGTTTGTGCTCTTAAGGCACTGGATTTTGAACTATTTCATTCAGGATTTTCTGTCGCATGTTGAGTTAAGGTTAAGGATCATTAAGTTTTTAAATGAGCCATGTACCGCAAGCCCGACAGTCACCAAGAGCACAATCATAAATATGAAGAAGGCGTGGGTGCAATGCATGGAGAACACATGGACTAATATCGACCTTGAGGAACCCGCCATGATCGGcaatgatgatgaatgGGTTGAATATCAGATATGTGATTATTCGCAACTCGAAGATGTACGAAAAAGAGATAGTCAACTCAGCTCATACGCAAAACATGGTGCTTCGAGTCCGTCATTCAGAAATCAAAGTGTTTTGTCTCTCTTCAAGAACACCGAGCTATTCAAATTTGCAGAGTCTTACGCTCAGCCGAAATCTAAAAGCATAAATAAGCATAGAACTGGGTCCATGATGCTATTTCCACGTGATAATTCCAATGCCAAGAATGAAATCGAGAGATTGCCTTCTTCCGAAGCTGAAAAAGTAAATTCAGGTTCTGTTGAATTCAAGTCATTAGGGAATCATATCTCAAAGATAACAAATGTCTCACACGCGATAAAAGATCTCAAATGCCCTGAATCACCAGGCGTTGATAAACTAATGCCGCCAACCCCCGCCAGAAAAGTGGAActgatattgaaattacCTGAAAATATCGAAACAATGCCAGAAACCAGTGAAAATTTCAGCTCACAAAACATAGTCAAAAAAAGTACGGATAAAAAGCAACCGAGACACCGAGGTGCCGTAGGACTACTCTCAAAGTGGAGAAGAAATCATTCAAGTTTTGGACTCAACCAATCACAACCTAAGGCTGAACGAATCAAAAATGGATATTCAAAGCCAGAAATGGATAATTTTGTCAAGTATGTGATATCTATTACATCTTTAGAAAATAGAGAACAGGAAAACATAGAACTAATGAATCTGGTTCATTCgaaatttgatattctAAGCGCAAGAACGATTGAAGAAGTCGAATATCTTGTTTCTATGGAAAAAGAGCTCATAAAAGAAGTTCAAGATACAGTTCCTTATCATCAAGTTCCTGTGTCTCAAACAGGAGGTAAAACAGATACTGTGAGTCCTTTGGATGGTTTTCAAGTTGGTTTTAGCGCCGTTGATAATTTGAATCTGTATCAAACTGTCAGCTCGATTGCAAATTCAGTTGTATCACTCTCTAAAACACTAGATCAACATCGCAAGCAGCAACCGCCCAGCGGAGCCCTGTCTCCTTCTTACGCCGCGCTAGAGCGCCGAAAAGTGCAAAGCTTGATTACTACTGCCATGCACAGTCATTCTAGGTTTAGTCTAGTGAGTCAATACAATTATAAGGATGATGTATTACGACAGGAAACCGATGGACCTCAGAGATTAATTTTTCACGACAATAACGgatgcaaaaaattcagcCAAACCAGCACTTCAGAGCCCGTTCTAAGCGTTACTCCTTCTAAAAGGGCACCTCTTCAGCCCTCAAATAAAGCATCACCCTTAAAGCAAGTACTGCCTAATGTTTACGAACTAAATACAAACGGTAATGATCAACGAGATTCatttatttcttccatATCGTATGATTCTGAactctcaaaattttcagagaAAGAGTTTAATGCACATTCATCACAAATCGATTCCTCTGACGAAAATGACTTTCCTATCAAACGAAAATTGGCACAATCCAATTTACGTGAATttacttttgaagatagaAAGGAGGCGGACCGTGACCGGAATTGCTGGAGCATGGCTACGAATTCCTCCTTCGTTACAACCAGGGAGTTCGAACACGAGAATACCGTATCAACACCAAGGATGAAAACGCGAAGCAAAGCTCTCGCGAGTGGGAGGATAAGTCtaattcaaaataaaaactcAAGATTAAGCAGGCTTCCTAGTGCTTCGAAATCGCCTGTcgaaataatgaaaagagattcGGACTATATCGAAAAAGACaatgaacttttgaaaaatgagcttgaaattcttgaactggaaaaaaagatctcCTTGAGGATATCATGTGCCGCAAGTGTAAATACTGATattctcttcaattctAAACAGAACAGTCCTAGAAAACACAATGACCAACAAGCTCCTCATATTGGTCTGAGTAAAAAACCTAGTATGAAATCAGTAGATGATGGAGCGTCAATATCTACCGAAATGACGGATATTGATTCTGATAACAATGAGTCCGGACAGGGAACAGGTTATAATAATATTTCGAGTAAATTGAATCCTATTCTTAATCAGGAATTATATGAAGATTCatcattaaattttttaaatgctaatgaaaatgatctCAATTGTGATGATGTAGTTCAATCGGGTCTAAGCAACAAATATCTGTTTTCGCCAGACAGTGACAGTGCTGACATGGCATCCCCTGCCAAGAACGTGGAAGAACTAAAGGACAAATTCCTGAAGAAGGAAGATACAGAAGAGGTATCAgaacaatcaaaaaaaaccagctccgaagaaaaagatcatGTGCCGCAAGAAAATCTTACATCTGTAAATAATACACTACCAGCAGAAAACGGGACACTAGTAGGAAATGTAaatggaaaacaaaaagttaTAAACCGTGAAAATATTGTGGACATCGCAAATCTGCCTGATGATTCTGTCCATGACGATCCAGTAAACGTAGCTTTGATGAAACTAGAAGGACTTTATGAAAAAGACACTGATGAAGAtggaaaaaagagaaacGCAAGTTCAATAGCCTCTGCTCTGGCCAAGGAAGTTGATATATTGGGCATTTCAGAATTGGCTGTTCTGCCAACTAGTCCTGCCGATAAACGAAGATCACTTTTAATCGAGAGAAGACGGCAAACCATGATCAATATCCCTTTCACCCCTATTAATGATAGACAAGTGTTGAATAATAATGCCTTTGCAGATCCTAAAAAGATAACAGAACTACTGAACGGATATGAAAATCGTGACCCCCGATTATTAGTAACCAACAGTGAAGAGCATGTGCCATTTATACTGATGTATGATTCTCTTTCGGTAGCTCAGCAAATGACTTTGATCGAAAGAGAACTACTTGGTGAAATTGACTGGAACGAGCTACTCAATCTTAATCTAGCATACAGCCCCCCCCATGTCACAAGCTGGCTGCAATTATTGATGCAAAATGAGACTCTATCTGGCATAGATTTGGCTATTGCGAGATTCAATCTCACTGTAGACTGGATTATATCCGAAATTGCTCTGACATCAGATATAAAACTGAAAAGGAATACCattcaaagattcattCATGTTGCAGAACATTGTCGTGTGTTTCAGAATTACAACACGTTGATGGAAATTGTTCTTGCATTGAGCTCAACAGTCGTCCAGAAGTTTGCAGACGCCTGGAGACTTATAGAGCCAGGTGATTTGCTCACTTGGGAGGGCTTGAGGCATATTCCGTCCCTAGATAGAAATTACTGCACAATCAGAAAGCTACTGAATAACATTAATCCTATAACAGGCTGCATTCCCTTTATAGTGGTTTACTTGTCCGACTTGTCCCTCAACTCTGAGAAAAGAACATGGTTTGTTGACAAAAAAGTTGTAAACTACAATAAGTTTGATACCAATGTTCAAATTGTGAAGAACTTCATTCAAATAGTACAGTGGTCCAAGTTTTACGAGTTCACTGTGGATAACGAATTGCTCAGTAAGTGCGTCTATCTATCTGCTTTAAGCACCGAAGAGCTCACATATCTCGCAAACAAGAGAAACCTGGAGAATCATTGA
- the MAK16 gene encoding ribosome biosynthesis protein MAK16 (similar to Saccharomyces cerevisiae MAK16 (YAL025C); ancestral locus Anc_7.73), whose translation MSDDIIWQLINNQFCSYKLTTDKAQTFCRNEYNVTGFCSRKACPLANAKYATVKSIDGRLYLYMKTAERAHTPAKLWERIKLSKNYSKALKQIDDHLLYWNKFLIHKCKQRLTKLVQVSITERRMALREEERHYVGIAPKVKRREENRERKALVAAKIEKAIEKELLNRLKSGAYGDKPLNVDEKIWKKVMGHMENENELHEDEEEEWDEDESDMESEDGEVEYVEDDGDEDLVDVEDLQKWLEGSTSDKDDSEDDSEDSDDDSDNSDEDDKHSKKRRKTTAARRRPKVEIEYEEEHAQPAAQELVH comes from the coding sequence ATGTCTGACGATATAATTTGGCAGCTAATCAATAATCAGTTTTGTTCCTATAAGCTAACCACTGACAAAGCGCAGACATTTTGCCGGAATGAGTATAATGTGACAGGTTTTTGCAGCAGAAAAGCTTGTCCATTGGCCAATGCAAAGTATGCTACAGTGAAAAGCATTGATGGGAGACTATACCTGTATATGAAGACAGCGGAAAGAGCTCATACACCCGCCAAGCTTTGGGAACGAATCAagttatcaaaaaattattcaaaagccttgaaacaaattgatGACCATCTATTGTACTGgaacaaatttttaattCACAAATGTAAACAAAGATTAACAAAACTCGTCCAAGTTTCTATTACTGAGAGACGTATGGCTTTGAGAGAGGAAGAAAGACATTATGTTGGTATCGCCCCAAAAGTAAagagaagagaagaaaacagAGAAAGAAAGGCATTGGTAGCGGCAAAGATCGAAAAAGCCATTGAAAAGGAGTTACTGAATAGACTGAAGAGTGGTGCATACGGTGACAAACCGCTAAACGTCGACGAGAAAATCTGGAAGAAAGTTATGGGTCATATggagaatgaaaatgaactacatgaggatgaagaggaggaaTGGGATGAAGACGAGTCGGATATGGAAAGTGAAGACGGAGAAGTTGAATATGTTGAGGATGATGGAGATGAGGATCTCGTTGATGTAGAAGATCTACAAAAATGGTTGGAGGGTTCTACCTCGGATAAGGATGACAGTGAAGACGACAGTGAGGATAGCGATGATGACAGCGATAATAGCGATGAAGACGATAAAcattcaaagaagagaagaaaaactaCAGCTGCAAGAAGGCGTCCTAAAGTCGAAATTGAATACGAAGAAGAGCATGCTCAACCTGCTGCTCAAGAATTGGTTCATTAA
- the LDB19 gene encoding Ldb19p (similar to Saccharomyces cerevisiae LDB19 (YOR322C); ancestral locus Anc_7.75) yields MGLSKLVSYHSSSHKPVTSGSDSHLSSADRPIELSLEIESPPCVLYGSPTESSGCLLSGLLTLNIKDPYETEQKADLLTPVVSKESKRKSTLQSTLSTTFSHLSINSPTVSPVQSSTNLKIMGGYTKVTITKVSLTLVQKVQYGKPFLPDLPSVQACMNCKCMTKDMKSWDIENASTDLNVGKHSFPFSYLIPGNTPATAFLGSNSGTHIEYELVAVATYKDPRRGCSSHLKDQLLQLSMPIRITRSTPRTPDKTSLRVFPPTELTATAVLPNVIYPKSTFPLEMKIDGISSVDRRWRMRKLGWRIEEVTRVRSHVCDMHIHELKNLEKTVEAKEAKSSKKSTRAKGYGDAGPLVRLSVTSAENNPLRQLSSNPERNAASQAQEDTENDPNEDDNDFIHPSDYALRQEIQTQQQHLMQRQIDEELKNTIKLFTEENRIIARGEMKSRWKSDFDNHGQVELITDIDCMSLNSGVTNPLTRATTETPPLDAIKQNINVACDIQDPTLGIYVTHILVVEVVVAEESLQYANGQPIKKTSGSSTEHSSGKSGSSSPVQSGVDQRLAELSPMLANRNTARVRPAFSDDLTPTNSRSSAKSNGSGKQLSGNRGSRIISVPTGSARVLRMQFRLNFTERSGLGISWDEEVPPIYQDVQLLSPPSYENSITKTSISAISLPEYGSSAEQHQDNYATISSQIIPPPAAHYHNSSSSLRGLTAVHSPTLDSVISIQGNVPYHDNVLTPHATRDIGIRSVSELLDTDRITQ; encoded by the coding sequence ATGGGGCTCTCGAAACTCGTTTCATACCACTCTTCTTCTCATAAGCCTGTAACTAGCGGGTCTGATTCGCACCTCTCCTCGGCAGACCGACCTATAGAGTTATCACTAGAGATCGAATCGCCGCCATGTGTTTTATACGGTTCGCCCACAGAATCTAGTGGATGTCTACTGAGTGGACTGTTGACTCTTAACATCAAGGACCCCTATGAAACGGAACAGAAAGCGGATTTGTTGACCCCGGTGGTTAGCAAGGAGTCTAAGAGGAAAAGCACTTTGCAGTCTACTTTGAGCACAACGTTTTCGCACCTGTCTATAAACTCTCCTACTGTGTCACCGGTTCAGTCCTCGACTAATCTAAAAATCATGGGAGGATACACAAAAGTTACTATTACAAAAGTTTCGTTAACCCTTGTTCAAAAGGTGCAGTACGGTAAGCCTTTTTTGCCAGATTTGCCTTCCGTACAGGCATGTATGAATTGCAAATGCATGACTAAGGATATGAAAAGCTgggatattgaaaatgcatCCACTGATCTGAATGTTGGAAAGCACTCTTTCCCATTTTCTTATTTGATTCCTGGCAATACCCCTGCAACAGCCTTTTTAGGTTCGAATTCAGGAACACATATAGAGTATGAGTTGGTAGCTGTCGCAACTTACAAGGACCCTAGGCGTGGATGCAGCTCTCACTTGAAAGATCAGTTATTACAGTTGTCAATGCCTATTCGTATCACAAGAAGTACTCCACGAACTCCTGATAAAACTTCTCTGAGAGTATTTCCACCAACCGAACTAACAGCTACTGCAGTACTACCGAATGTCATTTACCCAAAATCAACATTTCCATTGGAGATGAAGATCGATGGTATTTCTTCTGTTGATAGGAGGTGGCGAATGCGGAAACTGGGATGgagaattgaagaagtcACACGTGTTAGATCTCATGTTTGCGACATGCACATTCatgaattaaaaaatttagaaaaGACCGTTGAGGCAAAAGAGGCAAAATCCTCTAAGAAGTCAACTAGGGCCAAAGGATACGGAGATGCTGGACCTCTAGTCAGATTATCTGTTACTTCCGCTGAGAATAATCCCCTACGACAGTTGAGCAGTAATCCAGAACGAAATGCTGCATCACAGGCTCAGGAGGACACTGAAAATGATCctaatgaagatgacaaCGATTTTATTCATCCCAGTGACTATGCATTACGACAGGAGATACAAACACAGCAGCAGCATCTGATGCAACGGCAAATTGATGAGGAGCTAAAGAATACCATCAAGCTTTTTACAGAGGAAAATCGAATAATCGCACGAGGAGAAATGAAAAGTCGATGGAAAAGTGATTTTGATAACCATGGGCAAGTTGAATTGATCACTGATATTGATTGTATGTCCTTGAATTCCGGTGTTACGAATCCTCTCACTCGAGCAACTACGGAAACTCCTCCTTTAGACGCAATAAAGCAAAACATTAATGTCGCATGCGACATACAGGATCCAACTCTTGGAATTTACGTTACTCACATTTTGGTAGTTGAAGTGGTGGTTGCAGAGGAATCCCTGCAATATGCAAATGGTCAACCCATAAAAAAGACATCTGGATCATCAACTGAACATTCCAGCGGTAAATCTGGCAGTAGCTCTCCTGTTCAGTCTGGTGTGGACCAGAGATTGGCAGAGCTTTCTCCAATGTTAGCCAATAGGAATACTGCTAGAGTAAGACCAGCATTTTCTGACGATTTGACTCCTACAAATTCAAGAAGCAGTGCAAAATCGAATGGCAGTGGTAAACAACTAAGTGGCAACCGGGGTTCAAGGATAATCAGTGTCCCTACAGGCTCAGCCAGAGTTCTAAGAATGCAATTTAGATTAAATTTCACAGAGAGATCTGGACTAGGTATTTCGTGGGATGAAGAAGTTCCTCCTATCTATCAAGATGTCCAACTTCTTTCACCACCAAGTTATGAGAACAGCATAACGAAAACTTCTATATCGGCTATTTCTCTACCGGAATATGGAAGTTCAGCGGAGCAACACCAAGATAATTACGCCACAATATCATCTCAGATCATCCCTCCACCAGCTGCGCATTACCacaattcttcttcttctttgcgGGGGCTTACTGCTGTACATTCACCTACCTTAGACAGTGTGATAAGTATTCAAGGGAATGTGCCTTACCATGATAACGTTTTGACACCTCATGCGACAAGAGATATAGGAATCAGAAGTGTTTCTGAGTTGCTCGATACCGATAGGATTACTCAGTGA
- the PMT2 gene encoding dolichyl-phosphate-mannose-protein mannosyltransferase PMT2 (similar to Saccharomyces cerevisiae PMT2 (YAL023C) and PMT3 (YOR321W); ancestral locus Anc_7.76), whose translation MSRSTGYDDSAGGASEKLSHRRQNNAEEVDILKQRENEDTSKLKPAPRTSAILRIESIAMPIVFTGLAFFLRMYKIGINDHVVWDEAHFGKFGSYYLRHEFYHDVHPPLGKMLVGLSGYLAGYNGSYDFISGEQYPDYVDYIKMRLFNAAFSALCVPLAYYTAKTIGFSLPTVWLFTILVLFENSFTTLGKFILLDSMLLFFTVAAFFSFVMYHKQRSRPFTRKWWKWMLLTGITLGCAISVKMVGLLIILTVGFYVVGELWIFLGDKKMSWKTYIQHWLARIICLIIVPFLVFLLCFKIHFDLLSHSGTGDANMPSLFQAGLAGSEVGLGPRDIAVGSSLVSIKNQALGGSLLHSHVQTYPEGSNQQQVTAYGYKDTNNEWFFDRIRGLPHYEKSENETEFVTAGNQYRLLHNNTQRNLHTHPIPAPVSKSAWEVSGYGNELVGDDKDHWIVEVAAQHGEEDASKLHPLTTSFRLKNAVLDCYLAQTGNHLPEWGFRQSEIACIKNPFRRDKRTWWNIESHVNEVLPPRPDDFKYPKTNFIKDFIHLNLAMMATNNALIPESDKLDGLASSAWQWPTLNLGLRLNGWGDDSIRYFLLGSPFSTWPSSVAVIGFAVFIIVLVLRWQRQYSDLTDPQDLNTFLIGGVFPMLAWGLHFTPFVIMSRVTYVHHYLPALYFALLVLSYMFDAGMKSWSKSKCGHVMRLSIYLTYYAIVIGGFLYFSPISFGMEGPVADFEYLDWLPGWYISNKNK comes from the coding sequence ATGAGTAGATCTACTGGTTATGATGATAGTGCTGGTGGTGCTTCTGAGAAACTCTCCCATAGAAGGCAGAACAATGCGGAAGAAGTTGACATCTTAAAGCAACGTGAAAATGAGGACACTTCGAAATTGAAGCCAGCTCCTCGGACCAGTGCTATACTGCGTATAGAGTCCATTGCTATGCCAATTGTTTTTACCGGCCTGGCGTTTTTCCTGAGAATGTACAAGATCGGCATTAACGACCATGTTGTTTGGGATGAAGCACATTTTGGTAAGTTTGGATCATACTACTTGAGACATGAGTTTTATCATGATGTTCATCCTCCTTTGGGCAAAATGTTAGTCGGATTATCGGGTTACTTGGCCGGGTACAATGGATCGTACGATTTCATTTCAGGCGAGCAGTATCCGGATTACGTCGATTACATCAAGATGAGATTATTCAATGCTGCGTTCTCCGCTCTATGTGTTCCATTGGCGTATTACACTGCAAAGACAATTGGATTTTCACTTCCTACCGTATGGTTGTTCACAATTTTAgttttgtttgaaaattcttttacCACTCTGGGGAAGTTCATTTTATTAGACTCCAtgcttttatttttcactgTGGCAGCTTTCTTCTCATTTGTCATGTATCATAAACAAAGATCCAGACCTTTTACCAGAAAATGGTGGAAGTGGATGTTGTTGACCGGTATTACACTAGGCTGTGCTATTTCGGTCAAAATGGTCGGTCTGTTGATTATTCTTACTGTTGGTTTTTACGTAGTTGGTGAACTATGGATTTTCTTAGgtgacaaaaaaatgtcatGGAAAACCTACATTCAGCATTGGCTAGCAAGAATTATATGTTTGATAATAGTGCCATTCTTGGTCTTTTTACTGTGCTTCAAAATCCACTTTGATTTGCTATCACACTCCGGTACGGGTGATGCCAACATGCCATCGTTATTTCAAGCTGGTTTAGCAGGATCAGAAGTAGGTTTAGGTCCACGTGATATCGCAGTTGGAAGCTCCCTCGTTTCAATAAAGAATCAAGCTTTAGGAGGATCTTTGCTACATTCTCATGTGCAAACTTATCCAGAAGGCTCGAATCAACAACAAGTTACGGCTTACGGTTACAAAGATACTAATAATGAATGGTTTTTTGATAGAATCAGAGGGTTACCTCACTATGAGAAATCGGAAAATGAAACCGAATTTGTAACAGCTGGCAACCAATATAGATTACTTCACAACAATACACAAAGAAATCTTCATACCCATCCTATTCCTGCTCCTGTATCAAAATCTGCTTGGGAAGTTTCGGGCTATGGTAACGAACTTGTTGGTGACGATAAGGACCATTGGATTGTCGAAGTTGCTGCTCAACACGGAGAGGAAGATGCTTCTAAATTGCATCCTTTGACGACATCATTCCGTCTTAAAAATGCAGTACTCGACTGCTATTTAGCTCAAACCGGAAACCATTTACCTGAATGGGGATTCAGACAATCCGAAATCGCTTGTATAAAAAATCCATTTAGAAGAGATAAGCGAACATGGTGGAACATCGAGAGTCATGTAAACGAAGTTCTTCCACCAAGACCAGATGACTTTAAGTATCCAAAGACTAATTTTattaaagatttcattcatttgaatttaGCAATGATGGCAACAAATAATGCACTAATTCCCGAAAGTGACAAGTTGGATGGCTTAGCTTCTTCTGCTTGGCAATGGCCTACATTGAATCTGGGATTGAGATTAAATGGCTGGGGTGATGACAGCATTAGATATTTCCTTCTGGGTTCGCCTTTCTCTACATGGCCTTCTTCTGTTGCAGTAATCGGCTTTGCTGTATTTATTATTGTCTTAGTATTGAGATGGCAAAGGCAGTACTCTGATTTGACTGATCCACAGGACTTGAATACATTTTTGATTGGTGGTGTATTTCCAATGCTCGCATGGGGGCTACACTTTACACCTTTTGTTATTATGTCAAGAGTTACTTACGTTCATCACTATCTACCAGCATTATATTTTGCTTTGTTGGTTTTATCCTACATGTTTGACGCTGGAATGAAGAGTTGGTCCAAATCCAAATGTGGTCACGTCATGCGACTATCAATATACCTAACATATTATGCCATCGTCATTGGTGGTTTCCTATACTTTTCTCCAATCTCTTTCGGTATGGAAGGGCCTGTGGCTGACTTTGAATATCTGGATTGGTTACCTGGCTGGTATATATCCAATAAGAACAAATAG